The following nucleotide sequence is from Flavobacterium sp. N1736.
AACTACTTTACAACTGCAGGTTACAACTACAGAACAAGTGAAGGAGGCGGATTAACAAATACGGAATATTTTAATGCTGACGGAACTCCTAAACGTTACTTAGATGAAGATCGTGACACTAAAAGAACTTCAGACGGATTTAACGGAAGAGCGGGCTTAGAATGGACTGTTGCTCCAAATACTTTTTGGACAAATGCCATAAATTATCAAAAAAGCACAGGAGATTCAAGAGATTTAATCAATTATTATAATTATGATAATACCCATACTTTCACGGGTACATCATTCCGTTTAAACAATGGAGATACAGATAGTGAAAATGTTGAGTATACCTCGAATTTAATTAAAAACTTTAACGATAAAGGACATAAACTTACTGCTGATTTATCGATTTCAAGAAATACAGATGACAGCAATAGTATTATTGATGCCTCTCCAAATTTCAATACGACCTTAAATAATCAGGTTCAAAAGCAAATACAAGTTCAGGCTGATTATGTTTTGCCATTAGGAAAAGGAAGTCAGTTTGAAGCCGGATATAAAGGAAGTTTTGGCGACCTGAACAACAAATATGTTATAACAGATAATGAAGGTGCAGTAGATCCTGATTTATCAAATACATTAGAATACAAAGAAAATATAAATGCACTTTACACCCAATACGGTTTCAAGATAAATAAGTTCTCTTATTTATTTGGGTTACGTTGGGAAGACACCAATATTCAGGTTAACTTATTAGATTCTAACGATTTCAATACTAAAAAATACAACAACTTGTTTCCAAGTGCTTTTATTAGTTATGAAATTTCAGACCAAAGTAACTTCACTGCAAGTTACAGTAAGCGTTTAACAAGACCTAGAGGGCGTTTCATGAATCCTGCAACGAATTACTCCAGTAATATCAATATTTTTCAGGGAAATCCGGACTTAGATCCTTCTTTGACTGATAAATACGATATTGGATACATCAAACGTTGGGACAAATTAACCTTCAATACTTCTGCTTATTTTGAAAACACAAAAGACGTTTTCAGTTTCGTGAGAACTCCCAATGGTACAACAGAAGACGGAACTCCGATTATTTTAAGCAAGCCAATTAACCTTGGAAGAGAACAAAAATTCGGTTTTGAATTTACCCTGAATTATTCGCCATTTAAAGTATGGAGAATCAACAGTAACTTCAATTTTTACAATGTAAAAACTACCGGAGAAAACACTTATACTGATGATTTAGGAAACTTAGTTGTACAAAATCTGGACAATCAAGCCAATACATGGTTTGCCAGAATCAACTCAAAACTAACTTTACCATACAAAATAGACTGGCAATTGAGCGGCGTTTATAATGGCGAACAAAAAACAGCTCAAGGTAAAAATCTTGGACAATTTGCTATGAATACAGCGTTTAGCAAAGACGTTTTAAAAGATAAAGCGACAATTGCTTTCAATATTAGTGACATTTTCAATTCAAGAATCATGAGGTCTTATACGTATCTTCCAAATGATACTACAGGTGAGAGTCAAAATTCTTATGGTGAAATGCAATTCCGTAAACGTCAATTCAATTTATCGTTTACTTATCGTTTTAACAAACCAAAAAGCGAAAGAGACAAAAACGCAGCGCCTAAAAATGAAGGAGATGGCGGAGGAGATTTTCCTGGATAATTTAGGTTAAAATCCATCCCGAAGCTTCGGTATAAATTCCAAATTCCAATTTTATAAGTCTTAATAATTAAGTTTTAGAAATTGGAATTTGGAATTTTTTTTATTGGAATATAATTTTTAGAATAAAAAAAAGGACTCGTTTTCACGGGTCCTTTTTTATGAAATCAATTTAAAATTAAATTGATTGTTCTTGTTTCTTCTTTGCTCTTTTCTCTTTAATCATTTCCCAGCTCGCTCCCGTTACCCAATAAGATACGAAACCAACTAAGAAAAACATCAACCAAAACCCTATAGTTAGTATGGTCAAGAAAAGTAAAAAACCTAAGTACTGTGAAAATTCAAACATGTTTTCCGGAATTTTTGAATGTAAGGACAAATGTAAGTTTTATATTTTTCGTTAGCAATAAAATCCAAATCAATTTTCGTAAAATCACAATTATCCGTATATTTAAACTCATTTTAAATAAGGATTTTTTGCAATTATTTTTTAACTGTCTAAACTAGAAGATTATGAGTGTTTTCAGGAGCTGTTTCATCTTCAAAAGAGAATTTTCAAATCAAAATAAAAAATCCACTACAATCCGCGTCTAATTTCACACAACATTTTACAGATAACATTTTACAAATAACAATATGAAATACAGAATAGAAAAAGACACAATGGGCGAAGTTCAGGTCCCAGCCGATAAATATTGGGGAGCACAAACAGAACGTTCCAGAAATAATTTCAAAATTGGTCAATCGGCATCTATGCCGCAGGAAATTATTGAAGGTTTTGCGTATCTTAAAAAAGCCGCCGCTTATGCAAATTACGATCTCGGAGTTTTACCTATTGAAAAACGAGATGCAATTGCAGCAGTTTGTGACGAAATTTTAGAGGGAAAATTAGACGATCAATTTCCGCTTGTAATCTGGCAAACAGGCTCTGGAACACAAAGTAACATGAACGTAAATGAAGTTATTGCAAATCGTGCTCAGGTTCTTAAAGGTTTTGAAATTGGTGAAGGCGAACAATTTATAAAAGCAAATGATGATGTCAATAAATCGCAGTCATCAAATGATACTTTCCCAACCGGAATGCATATTGCTGCTTACAAAATGATCGTTGAAACCACAATTCCGGGAGTCGAAAAATTACATGCTACTTTATCCGCAAAAGCGAAAGAATTTGCAGCTGTTGTAAAAATTGGACGTACGCACCTTATGGACGCAACGCCATTAACATTAGGACAGGAAATTTCAGGATACGCCGCTCAATTATCTTACGGATTAAAAGCGCTTAAAAATACTTTAGCGCATTTGTCTGAAATCGCTTTGGGCGGAACTGCCGTAGGAACCGGACTTAATACTCCAAAAGGATACGATGTAAAAGTTGCCGAATACATTGCTCAATTTACCAATCACCCTTTTGTAACTGCCGAGAATAAATTTGAAGCTCTGGCGGCGCACGATGCCATTGTTGAAACGCACGGCGCTTTAAAACAACTGGCTGTTTCTTTAAATAAAATTGCAAACGATATCAGAATGCTGGCTTCTGGTCCGCGTTCCGGAATTGGCGAAATCCACATTCCTGAAAATGAACCCGGATCATCAATTATGCCCGGAAAAGTGAATCCAACGCAATGCGAAGCGCTTACAATGGTTTGCGCGCAAGTTATTGGGAACGATATGGCAATTGCTGTTGGCGGAATGCAGGGACATTATGAATTGAATGTTTTTAAACCTGTTATGGCTGCAAATTTCCTTCAATCGGCGAGATTATTAGGAGACGCTTGTGTTTCATTCGACGAACATTGCGCTCAGGGAATCGAACCAAATTACAAACGCATTAAAGAATTAGTAGACAATTCATTAATGTTGGTTACAGCTTTAAACACAAAAATTGGATATTACAAAGCCGCAGAAATCGCACAAACCGCACACAAAAACGGAACAACTTTAAAAGATGAAGCCGTTCGTTTAGGTTACGTAACGCCGGAAGATTTTGACGACTGGGTAAAACCGGAGGAAATGGTTTAGATTTTTGTTTAAAAAAGTTTCAGGTTTCAGGTTTCAAGTTCTGAATCGCGGAAACTAGATTGCAATACATTTAAATAACAAAAGCGGTATAAAACTTTAAAAGTTTTATACCGCTTTTTAACTTGAAACCTGAAACTTGAAATTTTCTTCTATTTCCCGTCTACATACTCTTGCAGATACGCAAATCTTGGTGTTAATTTTCCTTTTTCGGTTATTTTGGCGCGTTTTAAAATTCCGTCTTTGTCACCATTAAAAAAGGCTGGTATAACATGTTCCATAAACTGTTCTCCAAAACCTTCGCTGGCATCTTTGGGAATTTCGCATGGTAAATTATCAACTGCCATAACCACAATTGCTGCCGGATGAAAAACATCAACTTCTTTATTTTCAAGTGGAAAATAGCCATAAATAGGTTCTTCAATTGTTGAAGAACGCAATGTACTGGCGATTGGTCCGTTTACATCACACGAAATATCTGCAACGACTTTTATTTTGCAATCACTTGCATTCAGCATTTCTTTTGTTAAAATCATCGGAGCTCCACTTGCGTGAAAATGACCTGCAAAATAGACATCTGTAACTTTAGTGAATTTTTCAAAATCAGAAACGTAAGCATCAGGATTTTCTACAAAATCATTAAAATCAAGAATCTGTCCGTCAATTCGTTTATTATATTCTAAAACATCCAACTGAACGTAAACGGCTTGCGTGTAGTTTTTAGTCAGGTAATTTTCGATCGTAATTTCTTTTACTTTAATGGCATCTAAAATTTCTTTAGCACCAGACCCAACCTTTCCTGTTCCTGTAATTACAAATTTTAAAGGTGGTAAAGTAATACGTTTTAAATGCATAATCAGGGCATCTTTTCCGGCAAGAGTTTCTGCTTTTGGAAGTTTAAATAATTCAAACTTTATTCCGAAAGCGCGAATTCCGTTATAGACACCAACCATTCCGGCATATTTTCCAAAACCAATTAAACGGCGATTATGTTCGTCGACAATAGTTTCGTGATCATATAAATCAATATTTTTTTCTAAAATTGCTTTTAGCAGCTTTTGATTATATGGTTGTTTCTTAATTGTGTGAGAAAAAAAGAAATATGATTTATTTGGAATTAAATTTTCAACAGGCACTTCTTTTACTCCAAATAATACATCACAATCTGATACATCATCTGTAATAGTTATCCCTAAACTTTTATATTGAATGTCAGAAAAAATCCTGATATCTGAACTTTCTACCTCAACTATAGCGTCGTGGTAAAGCTGTTTTAATTTTGCAAGTTCACCCGGAGCAAACACAACACGCCTGTCTGGTGGGTTTTTTCTTTCTTTTATTATTCCAAATTTCATTTATTTCGGATTAAGATAAATATTAATGTAACTTTTTAGATTCAATTTGTTTCAAATATAACAAAATAAGTTAAAATTTTGTTTCTTTTTTCTGATTTTAAACACATTTATAACGTTACTAGCTGACGTACAATCGACTAACAAAAAAAGAAGTTAAAGCAATGTTAAAAAAAGTTTTCTCAGGGGATGAAAAAACCAAAACATAATTATTGAATTCTATATATTTGTTTTTAAAGAATGATGAAAATGAGCCTCCTTAAAAAAACAAATATACCACAAATACTTTTCTTAATTTTAGTTTTCGCTTCATGCGGAAAAGAAAAAACAACAATCGAAAAACAAACTGTTACAGTCGAAGATACTTTACCAAAAATGAAACCGGCAGGTCCTGAAAAAAGACTTCCGGCAAATTATGCAAACTCAGTTGTAGGGAGAATAAATCATTTTTATACTAAAAACTGGCCGAACAATAGTATGAACGGAAGTTTTTTGGTAGCAAGAAACGGTCAGATTATTTTTGAAAGATATAATGGTTTTGCCAATAAAAACGAAGGAACTAAAATTACGGCAGAAACATCTGTACAAATTGCTTCTGTGAGCAAAGTATTGACTGCTACAGCGGTTTTAAAACTTGTTAATGCCGGAAAAATAGATTTAGACCAAAAAGTAAATACGATTCTAAAAACATTTCCATACGAAGACTGCACGATTAGAATGTTATTGTCTCACAGAACGGGAATGAGAAATTATGCGTATTTTACAGATCATGATAAATCGGTTTGGGACAGGCATAATCAGCTTACGAATAAAGATATATTAGAAATTCTGGCAACAAAAGATATTGGATTGGAGTCAAAAACAGGAACACGTTTTAGCTATTGCAATACAAATTATGCGATTCTTGCACTTATCATCGAAAAAATTACCGGTTTAAAATATAAGGAAGCCATGGCTGAAATGATTTTTAAGCCTTTAGGAATGACGCATACGTATGTTTTTGATGATGATAAGGATCGAAAAGAAATTGTGCCTTCTTATAAAGGTAATGGTGTAGAAATTGGTTTTGATTATCTGGATAATGTATATGGGGATAAAAATGTATTTTCTACGGTAAGGGATCTTTTAAAATTTGACAGGGCACGAAATGCTCCGGGATTTTTAAAACCTGAATTACTAAAAGAAGTTTATACGGGTTACAGCAATGAGCGCAAAGGCGAAAAAAATTATGGTCTTGGTATTCGAATGATCAACTGGGATTCCGGACAAAATTTCTACTTTCATAACGGTTGGTGGCATGGCAATACTTCGTCTTATATTCCGCTTATGAAAGAGCATGTCACTATTATTGCTTTATCAAATAAAATGACGCGAAAAACGTATGCGGTTCGTAAACTGGCTCCAATTTTTGGCGATTATCCGTTTAATTTTAAAGACGACGAATAATAAAATTTTTCTGAAAGTTTTATTATAATAGTAACTTCAAATAGTATAAATTTGCAAACTCATTTTTGGGGTCGACTGGTTTTGACAGCAAGTCGAATTGGAAAGTAAGCACGTCGAGCATTGAGACCTTGCTCGTAAATATAAGATCTTACAATTTTACACGGCGAAAATAACTACGCTTTAGCTGCATAATCCGAATTATAGTAAGATTGCGCCACGTCCCTATCAGATAGGGAAGCTGGATTCTCCTTGAAAGCCTTGGTTTGTGGCGTTCAGTATAGGGGAACCGTAAAAATAAACCTAGATTTCCATGAGCTTCGGGTGGATTTCGAAATTAAGAAGATAAGTGTTGAGTGGTTGTTCCTGACCTAGCTTAACATCGAAAATCTAATCAGGAAATAAACGCGTAGAAAGCTCTTTAGTTGCTTGTTTGGACCCGGGTTCGATTCCCGGCGACTCCACAAAAAAGCCTGTAAACATAAAGTTTACAGGCTTTTTTTTCTCAAAAAAAAAACAAATCACTATTAACAAAATAGTTCAACCACGAAAATTAAATCCCCAAAAAAACTAACAACAATTATTCTAAATCAACATAAATATTATTTATTAAGCTCAAAAAAGCTATTTACTTCATTATTCTAAAAACTTATAACGCAGTCCCAATTCAAAACTATCATTTGCAAAAGCGCCTGTATTTCCCACATAATTAGACGTCGATAAAAAGATGCCCAATTGTTTTAAATCAATACCAAATGATGCCGAAATGGTTTGATTGGTATGATAAAAAGTGGATACATTAAATTTGTATTCGGGCAAATTAAAGCGGGCGCCAATATCAAAAATATCTTTATATCCTTTTACTGCACGATACGCAAATATGGGTTCAAGATTAAAATCATTGATTCGGCTTGACGTATATATTTTATAACTTATAGCAGCATAAAAAGTCGTGCGGTCTACATATTCTTTTACAATGTCATTGTCTTCAAAAAAAAGATGATTTAAATTAGGCAATGTTGCTTGTATGGTCCATAATGAACTGGTATAGGCAATTCCAAAATCTCCATCTAATGTGGCGCCTTCATTAAAATTCTGTAAGGTTGGATCATCAGGATTACCAATTACTTTATCATAATCTACAGAAGCAAAATTTGCTCCTAAGGAAAGTCCGAAGTTTAATTTTTCGTCTTCTCCTCCAATAGGCAGGTGATACGCATAGGTTGCCAAGATTTTTGTTCTGGTGATTAGTCCGGCTTCTTCGCTTCCTAAATTTAATCCAATCCCCACTCTTTCCCTGAAATTGTATTCAAGGGTTGCGCTCATTAATTTTGGATTTCCCGGAACTTCCTGCCATTGTCCCTGATATCCTATATTGGCAATTAATCCTTTTTCTAGTCCTGCCATTGCGGGATTACCTAAATATTTATTTTGAAAATACATCGCCTGAAATTCTTTTAACTGTGCGCTGGCAGTATGGGATATCAGTAGTGCAAAAAATAGGATTACCTGAATATAAAATGATTTGCTGTGTTTTATTTTTATTGTACTCATGTGTCTTTATGATTATGGTATAACAATTATATTTTGTTGCTCCGGTCTTTACTTTTATTGTCTAATTATGGTAATGAATCCCTTAATTTTAGGCAATCCATCTCCCAGATTAATTAGATAGTAATAGGTATCATCATTTAATGGAGAACCTGTATAAGAACCATCCCAAGTATTATTATAATTATTTTTGGCATATACTATTCTTCCTCCACGATCATACACAGTGACTGAATTATTTGGATATAAATTAATATCCTTAATTTCCCAATAATCATTTACGCCGTCTCCGTTTGGTGAAAGAATATTTGTTCCTGCAACTTTATCCGGAAGAACCTTTCTGTTAATAATGACGGTATATGTTTTTTTAGTAATGCCATCTTCGGCAGTAACTTCTACTTTAATTATATTATCGCCTGCAATTAAAGGCAATTCTCTGCTTTCGCCGTCGTTAACCGCTATTCCGTTTAGTGTCATAACTGCTGATGGATCGCTTAATAAAGAGGTTACGGCAACGCTGGCAATATTACTTTCAACTGTTGCCGTATAATTGGTAACAGCGGGATCGAATGCCGGATTTAAAATTCCTTCACTAATAGAAAGATCTACTAATGTCGCATCATTTAATACTGCTCTGGTCACTGTAATGGTATAGGTTTTAATTGTAACACCATCCTGCGCCGTAACCTGGGTAACAATTATATTGGGTCCGGTTACCAATGCAATTGCATTAGATGGATTTCCGGTTGGTACCACTACTCCATTTACGGTTATTGCTGCAGATAAATTTTCTGATGTTGGTGTTATTGTTACTGAATTTGTTTCGCTGCCAACGGTAGCGGTATAAGAGGTTACATTTGGCGAAAACGCTGGACTTAACACATCATTACTAATTGTTAGGTTTGCCAGATTTGCATCTGATGAAGGCGTTACGGCTAAAATTCCGTTGACATAACTAATTATATAATTTGAAGATACT
It contains:
- a CDS encoding serine hydrolase domain-containing protein, producing the protein MKMSLLKKTNIPQILFLILVFASCGKEKTTIEKQTVTVEDTLPKMKPAGPEKRLPANYANSVVGRINHFYTKNWPNNSMNGSFLVARNGQIIFERYNGFANKNEGTKITAETSVQIASVSKVLTATAVLKLVNAGKIDLDQKVNTILKTFPYEDCTIRMLLSHRTGMRNYAYFTDHDKSVWDRHNQLTNKDILEILATKDIGLESKTGTRFSYCNTNYAILALIIEKITGLKYKEAMAEMIFKPLGMTHTYVFDDDKDRKEIVPSYKGNGVEIGFDYLDNVYGDKNVFSTVRDLLKFDRARNAPGFLKPELLKEVYTGYSNERKGEKNYGLGIRMINWDSGQNFYFHNGWWHGNTSSYIPLMKEHVTIIALSNKMTRKTYAVRKLAPIFGDYPFNFKDDE
- a CDS encoding PorP/SprF family type IX secretion system membrane protein, which translates into the protein MSTIKIKHSKSFYIQVILFFALLISHTASAQLKEFQAMYFQNKYLGNPAMAGLEKGLIANIGYQGQWQEVPGNPKLMSATLEYNFRERVGIGLNLGSEEAGLITRTKILATYAYHLPIGGEDEKLNFGLSLGANFASVDYDKVIGNPDDPTLQNFNEGATLDGDFGIAYTSSLWTIQATLPNLNHLFFEDNDIVKEYVDRTTFYAAISYKIYTSSRINDFNLEPIFAYRAVKGYKDIFDIGARFNLPEYKFNVSTFYHTNQTISASFGIDLKQLGIFLSTSNYVGNTGAFANDSFELGLRYKFLE
- the fumC gene encoding class II fumarate hydratase, coding for MKYRIEKDTMGEVQVPADKYWGAQTERSRNNFKIGQSASMPQEIIEGFAYLKKAAAYANYDLGVLPIEKRDAIAAVCDEILEGKLDDQFPLVIWQTGSGTQSNMNVNEVIANRAQVLKGFEIGEGEQFIKANDDVNKSQSSNDTFPTGMHIAAYKMIVETTIPGVEKLHATLSAKAKEFAAVVKIGRTHLMDATPLTLGQEISGYAAQLSYGLKALKNTLAHLSEIALGGTAVGTGLNTPKGYDVKVAEYIAQFTNHPFVTAENKFEALAAHDAIVETHGALKQLAVSLNKIANDIRMLASGPRSGIGEIHIPENEPGSSIMPGKVNPTQCEALTMVCAQVIGNDMAIAVGGMQGHYELNVFKPVMAANFLQSARLLGDACVSFDEHCAQGIEPNYKRIKELVDNSLMLVTALNTKIGYYKAAEIAQTAHKNGTTLKDEAVRLGYVTPEDFDDWVKPEEMV
- a CDS encoding outer membrane beta-barrel family protein produces the protein MKQIKFAVLLVLLLTSFYNYAQQPPAGRNKVKVTGKVFEKVSKQPLEYATISLMAPNDTKVIAGGITNPKGEFDIAVAPGIYDIKIEFISFKATEIKGKDIQSDTNLGAVNLSEDAAQLNEVVVRAEKSTVEIKLDKKVYNVGQDMMVKGGTVSDVLDNVPSVSVDTEGNVSLRGSDNIRILIDGRPSNAINVAEALRQLPADAIDKVEVITNPSARYDAEGGSGLINIILKKGKNQGLNGTFIASTGLPETYGLSANLNYKTEKLNYFTTAGYNYRTSEGGGLTNTEYFNADGTPKRYLDEDRDTKRTSDGFNGRAGLEWTVAPNTFWTNAINYQKSTGDSRDLINYYNYDNTHTFTGTSFRLNNGDTDSENVEYTSNLIKNFNDKGHKLTADLSISRNTDDSNSIIDASPNFNTTLNNQVQKQIQVQADYVLPLGKGSQFEAGYKGSFGDLNNKYVITDNEGAVDPDLSNTLEYKENINALYTQYGFKINKFSYLFGLRWEDTNIQVNLLDSNDFNTKKYNNLFPSAFISYEISDQSNFTASYSKRLTRPRGRFMNPATNYSSNINIFQGNPDLDPSLTDKYDIGYIKRWDKLTFNTSAYFENTKDVFSFVRTPNGTTEDGTPIILSKPINLGREQKFGFEFTLNYSPFKVWRINSNFNFYNVKTTGENTYTDDLGNLVVQNLDNQANTWFARINSKLTLPYKIDWQLSGVYNGEQKTAQGKNLGQFAMNTAFSKDVLKDKATIAFNISDIFNSRIMRSYTYLPNDTTGESQNSYGEMQFRKRQFNLSFTYRFNKPKSERDKNAAPKNEGDGGGDFPG
- a CDS encoding NAD(P)-dependent oxidoreductase, whose translation is MKFGIIKERKNPPDRRVVFAPGELAKLKQLYHDAIVEVESSDIRIFSDIQYKSLGITITDDVSDCDVLFGVKEVPVENLIPNKSYFFFSHTIKKQPYNQKLLKAILEKNIDLYDHETIVDEHNRRLIGFGKYAGMVGVYNGIRAFGIKFELFKLPKAETLAGKDALIMHLKRITLPPLKFVITGTGKVGSGAKEILDAIKVKEITIENYLTKNYTQAVYVQLDVLEYNKRIDGQILDFNDFVENPDAYVSDFEKFTKVTDVYFAGHFHASGAPMILTKEMLNASDCKIKVVADISCDVNGPIASTLRSSTIEEPIYGYFPLENKEVDVFHPAAIVVMAVDNLPCEIPKDASEGFGEQFMEHVIPAFFNGDKDGILKRAKITEKGKLTPRFAYLQEYVDGK